The genomic region CCAGCGCGGCCACCTCGCGCCGTGCCTGCGGCTGCTGGGCCAGTGCCAGCACGGCCTGCTGCTGCAACGGCGACAACCCGTGCTCACGCGCGGTGCGCTGCGCCAGTGACCGCATGCCGTGCCCGATCCGCTCGAGCGCGTCGGCCAGCCGTCGGTCGAGCCCGGCCGTGCCGTCGATGTGAGTCATGCGCTCCACCTCATGATTAGGGCTTTCCCGGCGATCGTACGGGTGTTCCGCACATCCTCCGCGATGAGACCTGGGTCACGTGTGGGAAGAAGTAGGTAGGACTCCTACCTTGTTTGTGGCAGTGTGGTCGACACACGGCCCGCCGCATCGCGAAGGAACCCGACATGACGTCTCCCGAACCCGTACCGGGCTACACCCACGACGACCCCGGCCTGCCGCCGTCCCCCGTCACCGCCGCAGATCTGGAGCTGTTGCTCGCGACCGTCCTCTTCGGACCTGAAGACCAGGCGGCGCTGCGCACGGCCGGTGAGGTCCTCAGTGGACAGATCGAGCAGGTCCTCGACGTCTGGTACGGCTTCGTCGGCTCGCACCCGCACCTCGTCGCGTACTTCTCCACCTCCGACGGCGTGCCGATCGCCGACTACCTGGCACGCGTGCGCGCCCGGTTCGCCCGCTGGATCGTCGACACCTGCACCCGCCCGTACGACGAGCGCTGGCTGGCCTACCAGCAGGAGATCGCCCTGCGGCATACCGAGCCGAGGAAGAACCAGACCGACCACGCCGACTCGGTGCCGCACATTCCGCTGCGCTACCTGGTCGCGTTCATCTACCCGATCACCGCGACCATCCGCCCGTTCCTCGCCGCCGGCGGCCACCCCGAGGCCGAGGTCGACGCCATGCACCAGGCCTGGTTCAAGGCCGTCACCCTGCAGGTCGCGTTGTGGTCGCAGCCCTACGCCGGACGTGCCTGGTGAGCCTCCCGCTGTCCCCGGCCTCCGGCCTGCTGACGCCCGCGCCGCCCTGGGAGACGGCGGAGTGGTTCAACAGCGAACCGCTCGACCTCGCCCAGCTGCACGGCCGCGTGGTGGTGCTGGAGGCGTTCCAGATGCTCTGCCCCGGCTGCGTGTCGCACGCACTGCCGCAAGCCGTCCGGTTGACGAGGGCGTTCGGCGACGACCTGGCCGTCATCGGCCTGCACACCGTGTTCGAACACCACGAGGCCATGACCCCGGTGAGCCTCAAAGCGTTCCTGCACGAGTACCGCATCCCGTTCCCGGTCGGCGTCGACGCCGTGCGCAGCGACCACCCCGCACCGGTCACCTTCAGCCGCTACCGCATGCAGGGCACGCCCACCACGGTCCTCATCGACCGCGACGGCGTGCTGCGCGGCCAGAAACTCGGCCAGGTCGACGACATGGCGCTCGCCTCCGCGGTGACCCGCCTGCTCGACGGAGCCGTCCCACCCGCCGTCCGTGCCACTGACGGCGCCGTCCCACCCGCCGTCTGCGCCATCGACGGCACCTGCACCTGAAACCCCGAATCGACTAGGAGAACCTGATGTCACGCATCGAACTCACCAACCCCGACCAGATCACCGACGAGCGCGCCGAGACCCTCGCCCAGATCAAGGGCGCCTTCGGCGTGGTCCCCAACATGTTCCGCGCCGTCGCCAACTCCCCGGCCGCCCTGCAGAGCATGTGGGCCCAGTTCGGCGCCCTCGGCAGCGGCAAGCTCGGCGCCAAGCTGGGCGAGATGGTCGCCGTGGCCGTCGCCGACCGCAACCGCTGCGACTACTGCCTGTCCGCGCACACCATGCTCGGCAAGAAGGCGGGCGCGACGAGCGAGGAGATGTCCGCCGCGCAGAGCGGCGTCTCCGACGACCCCCGTGCGGCCGCCGTGCTCACGCTGGCCGTCGCGCTGGTCGACAAGCGCGGGCAGATCGAGGACGCCGACGTGCAGGCGGCGCGCGATGCCGGGCTGAGCCAGGAGGAGATCGTGGAGACGGTGGCGCACGTGGCGTTGAACGTGTTCACCAACTACATCAACGTGGCGCTGGACGTGCCGGTGGACTTCACCCGCGTGAAGCTGACCCGCTGAGCGGCCGGTGGTCGTGCCGAGGTGAGCCCGGCGCGACCACCGCGTGCCACCGGGGGAGTCGTGCCAGGCTCCCCCGGCCCAGCCTCACGGGTGCAGCCCCGGTCCGTGCTCCGCCATCGGAGCGATCGGCGTCGGGCTCAGCGCCGTGTCGTCCTCAC from Lentzea guizhouensis harbors:
- a CDS encoding redoxin domain-containing protein, which produces MSLPLSPASGLLTPAPPWETAEWFNSEPLDLAQLHGRVVVLEAFQMLCPGCVSHALPQAVRLTRAFGDDLAVIGLHTVFEHHEAMTPVSLKAFLHEYRIPFPVGVDAVRSDHPAPVTFSRYRMQGTPTTVLIDRDGVLRGQKLGQVDDMALASAVTRLLDGAVPPAVRATDGAVPPAVCAIDGTCT
- a CDS encoding protoglobin domain-containing protein, whose protein sequence is MTSPEPVPGYTHDDPGLPPSPVTAADLELLLATVLFGPEDQAALRTAGEVLSGQIEQVLDVWYGFVGSHPHLVAYFSTSDGVPIADYLARVRARFARWIVDTCTRPYDERWLAYQQEIALRHTEPRKNQTDHADSVPHIPLRYLVAFIYPITATIRPFLAAGGHPEAEVDAMHQAWFKAVTLQVALWSQPYAGRAW
- a CDS encoding carboxymuconolactone decarboxylase family protein, with the translated sequence MSRIELTNPDQITDERAETLAQIKGAFGVVPNMFRAVANSPAALQSMWAQFGALGSGKLGAKLGEMVAVAVADRNRCDYCLSAHTMLGKKAGATSEEMSAAQSGVSDDPRAAAVLTLAVALVDKRGQIEDADVQAARDAGLSQEEIVETVAHVALNVFTNYINVALDVPVDFTRVKLTR